One window from the genome of Dasypus novemcinctus isolate mDasNov1 chromosome 26, mDasNov1.1.hap2, whole genome shotgun sequence encodes:
- the LOC131276066 gene encoding NUT family member 1-like isoform X1: MSNPKKSGPKAKVSSQRQRRQQQALKTKAPKEIPPEAVKEYTDLMDGLVGPLHSASEGEDGKSEEEGHGQQEGDGIYADPDLLNYIHQLCAEEDFITKVEAVIHPQFLAELLSPGAHVDFLSLTEELQQEEGLTPTQLAEKRLLSLKDVEGMEAPPSYDTSELDVLPHVSLAMVQRVKLSMANF; the protein is encoded by the exons ATGTCCAATCCAAAAAAGTCAGGGCCCAAGGCCAAGGTTTCCAGCCAGAGGCAACGCAGACAGCAGCAGGCTCTGAAGACAAAGGCCCCCAAGGAGATCCCACCTGAAGCCGTAAAAGAGTACACTGACCTCATGGATGGGCTGGTGGGGCCTTTGCACTCAGCCTCCGAGGGGGAAGATGGAAAATCGGAAGAGGAAGGACATGGACAGCAGGAAGGTGATGGAATCTATGCAGACCCGGATCTCCTCAACTACATCCACCAGCTGTGTGCAGAGGAAGACTTCATCACCAAG GTGGAGGCTGTCATTCACCCACAATTTCTGGCAGAATTGCTTTCCCCAGGAGCACATGTAGACTTTCTGTCCCTAACAGAGGAGCTGCAGCAAGAGGAAGGACTCACGCCCACCCAG CTGGCTGAGAAGCGTCTGCTGTCCTTGAAAGATGTAGAGGGTATGGAAGCACCTCCAAGTTATGATACATCTGAACTGGATGTACTTCCACATGTAAGTCTAGCAATGGTGCAGAGAGTAAAGCTGAGCATGGCCAACTTCTAG
- the LOC131276066 gene encoding NUT family member 2F-like isoform X2 has protein sequence MDGLVGPLHSASEGEDGKSEEEGHGQQEGDGIYADPDLLNYIHQLCAEEDFITKVEAVIHPQFLAELLSPGAHVDFLSLTEELQQEEGLTPTQLAEKRLLSLKDVEGMEAPPSYDTSELDVLPHVSLAMVQRVKLSMANF, from the exons ATGGATGGGCTGGTGGGGCCTTTGCACTCAGCCTCCGAGGGGGAAGATGGAAAATCGGAAGAGGAAGGACATGGACAGCAGGAAGGTGATGGAATCTATGCAGACCCGGATCTCCTCAACTACATCCACCAGCTGTGTGCAGAGGAAGACTTCATCACCAAG GTGGAGGCTGTCATTCACCCACAATTTCTGGCAGAATTGCTTTCCCCAGGAGCACATGTAGACTTTCTGTCCCTAACAGAGGAGCTGCAGCAAGAGGAAGGACTCACGCCCACCCAG CTGGCTGAGAAGCGTCTGCTGTCCTTGAAAGATGTAGAGGGTATGGAAGCACCTCCAAGTTATGATACATCTGAACTGGATGTACTTCCACATGTAAGTCTAGCAATGGTGCAGAGAGTAAAGCTGAGCATGGCCAACTTCTAG